The following proteins are encoded in a genomic region of Zea mays cultivar B73 chromosome 9, Zm-B73-REFERENCE-NAM-5.0, whole genome shotgun sequence:
- the LOC103638032 gene encoding transcription elongation factor 1 homolog, producing MGKRKSRTSKLTAKPKKQLETDFTCPFCSHPGSVQCDIFLKERRPFAVASCSICTESYATKAHALTEPIDVYSEWIDSCREANEGVVAPRPHLDGEAKRRRKTQDDGS from the coding sequence ATGGGGAAGAGGAAGTCGAGGACCTCCAAGCTGACGGCGAAGCCCAAGAAGCAGCTGGAGACCGACTTCACCTGCCCCTTCTGCAGCCACCCGGGCAGCGTCCAGTGCGACATCTTTCTCAAGGAACGCCGGCCGTTCGCCGTGGCGTCGTGCAGCATATGCACGGAGTCCTACGCCACCAAGGCTCACGCGCTGACGGAGCCCATCGATGTCTACAGCGAGTGGATCGACTCATGCAGGGAAGCCAACGAGGGCGTCGTCGCCCCCCGGCCGCACCTTGACGGCGAAGccaagaggaggaggaagacCCAAGACGACGGCTCATGA